GGTGGTAGTGACTTGACTCTGCACGAGGTAAATGCTGCCGCTGAAACCATCTACGAAGTTGTGGATCCTAACGCTAACATTATCTTCGGGGCGGTGATTGACGATCGTATGCAGGGTGAAGTTCGCATTACGGTAATTGCTACGGGTTTTAGCGGCGAGGCTCCTCAGCCTCCAGCTACGAAAGTACAAATCACAAAGCGACCTTTATCAGGTTCCTCAGTATCTACTCCACCATCACCCAGCCGTGATCCAAATGTTAACCGCCAAGAGCGACCAGGTATTGGGCTAGATATTCCTGAATTTCTGCAACGGCGACGTCCTCAACGATAGCCTCGAAAGGAGGTCTTGGATGGTATGGATACGGTTAAACCAGATGCATCTATACCTGTAGCGCTGACGATCGCTGGCTCCGATAGCGGTGGTGGGGCAGGTATCCAGGCTGACTTGCGAACCTTTGCTTTCCATAAAGTCCACGGTACCTCTGCCCTTACCTGTGTAACTGCTCAAAATACCTTAGGAGTCACTAGGGTTGATGCTTTGGGGCCGGAATCTGTGGCTGCTCAGATTGAGGCTGTCGTTACCGATATTGGTGTCAACGCAGCCAAAACAGGTATGTTGCTAAACAAGGGGATTATTGCTACTGTCGTTGACTGGGTTACTAGGTTAAACGTTAGCCCCCTCGTAGTTGATCCCGTAATGGTGTCGAGAACTGGTGCTCAGTTGATTGATGACGATGCAATTGCCTTATTAACAACAGCCTTGATTCCCTTGGCAACGATCGTAACCCCCAATCGCTATGAAGCACAACTCCTGAGTGGGCAAACCATTACCACCCTAGAGGATATGACTACCGTTGCTCAGGCTATTTATGAGCTGGGCTGCAAGGCAGTGCTAGTCAAGGGAGGCAGTATGCCAGGAGCGTTGAAAGGGATTGATGTTTGGTATGATGGTAGTCACACTCAAGTGTTAAAAACTACTGTTATTAATACAACCCATACTCATGGTACAGGCTGTACGTTATCAGCCGCGATCGCAGCTAATCTAAGTCTAGGGCATGACCTGTTAGATGCAGTGACCTTAGCGAAGGAGTACGTTACCCAAGCCTTGTATCATGCTTTGGCAATTGGGCGAGGGCAAGGCCCGGTTGGTCACTTCTACCCGCTGATACAGTAGTTTTGCTAGTATTGAGTGATACCTTAAAAGGATGCCTATGCTGACAACACAGACCTCTAGCACTACAGATTCAATGCAAGCACCAGAGGTATATCAAGGCCAGTTTGGTACTTTTACAATCACCGATGCCGATCGGCGCAGTGTCATTATCTACCGGGCTGGTTTAATTTGTTCAGCCATGAGCTTTGCCTTGGGTGTTGGGTTAGTCCTGTGGTTGGGCAATCAACCGTTTGTTCTTCAAGCACTTACGCCCCTTTATGTCTGCTTTTGTCTGGGCTTGGGCATTAGTCTGTTAACTATTCACATTTACCTAGCGGTGCTACATCGGGTTTTACAACTGTTTTGGCTCGTGGGTGCCGTTGCTGCCCTCGCGATCGCCATCTCCAGCCCTCAACCATTAGCGTTAGTTGTTTATCAACATCCGTCTACATTGCTAGGTCTTGGGTTCACCTTCGCTGCGTTAACTGGCATTACCTTCAAGGAAGCATTTTGTTTCAACCGCCCCGAAACTAAGTTATTGACTCCATTGATTCCCATGTTGGTACTGGGTCATTTGACCAGGCTGTTCTCACCCAGTGTTGAGCAAGTCTTATTGGCCAGCTGTGCAGTTCTACTGCTGATAGTGGCTCTGCGCAAGCTAGTACAGCCTATTCCACCGGATATTGGTGACAAGAGTGTGTTCGCCTATCTCCAGTCTCAACGTCAACCTTCTTGCCACTAAGGGTCGCAGCAGGCGATGGACGATCGGGCATATTGGCTAGCTTGGGCACAGGTTCCAGGTATTGGGGCTACCCTTGTAAAACGAATACAACAGCGGTTTGGTAGCCTGCAAGCGGGTTGGTCAGCTTCTCTATCAGATTTGATGACCGTTGAGGGTATTGGCCCCCAGATTTCAGAGGCTATTCTGGCTACGCGCAACTCTTTGGAACCATATGCTTTTCTAGAGCAGCATCAGCAAAAAAATCCTTGTTTTTGGACCCCTGCTGATCCTGACTATCCACGACTGTTGCTAGAAACGCCTAGTTATCCTCTAGTGCTGTATTACCGAGGCCACGTTGTTCCGGAAGAAAATCAAGGAAGGACTAACTTGGTGGCGATCGTTGGCACTCGCAACCCTTCGGACTATGGTAAGCGGTGGACACAAAGACTAACAACTGCCCTAGTGCAGCATGGCTTTGTAGTGGTTTCTGGTTTAGCTGAGGGCATTGACACAGAAGCTCACCGTACCTGTGTTTCCAGAGGTAGCCGAACGATTGCCGTTGTGGGTTCTGGCATTGATGTTGTTTACCCTGTCAGTAATCGTCAGCTCTGCGACGATATTTTAGTTAAGGGTTTAGTAGTGAGTGAATATCCTAGAGGCACGAAACCAGACCGACTACACTTTCCACAGCGCAATCGCATTATCGCAGGGTTATGTCGTGCTGTGCTGATCACTGAAGCCCCAGCTAGATCAGGTGCGTTGATTACAGCTAGCATCGCCAATGACTATGGACGAGATGTCTATGTATTGCCCGGAGCGTTAGACAATCCCCGCTCCTATGGTTGCTTAGAACTGATTAACCAGGGTGCACAACTCATTCTTGGGGAGCGTCATTTGCTAGAACTCTTGGGGACATTGCCAGCGCTAGATAATTCCTCAGCCCCAGAAACACCAATATCACCAAGGTCTGAGTCTACACTCCCACCCGATCTGGATCCATCACTAGCTAAGGTTTTAGCTACTATTTCGTCTGATTCAGTGTCCTTTGATTACATCGTTCAACATGTTGAAATGCCTGCTAACGTTGTCTCCAGTGCTCTTATCCAACTTCAGCTCATGAACTTAATTACGGAGTTGCCAGGAATGCGCTATCAGCGACACTAGGCCGACGAAGTTTGCGGCTTTCGATGGCTACAACATCAACCTACCTTTGTGCCAATTAATTAAACGTTGAGCAAAACTAGCTTTACGCACTAGGCTAGGTTCTACAGCCGCCGTAGTTTTGATACTTACCGCTTGGTTCAGATCACATAGGTTGGGGTGTAGTTCAGTATTGATAACTCGCTGGAGCACCTGTAGATATTGCTTAGCAATGATTTCTGGCGTGAAGTGACATTCCATATACTGCCGACCAGCAGCGCCCATTTCTTCCACAAGATGTGGATTCTTCAGTAACAGGCGGATAAAGTTGGCTAAAGCAGTACTATCTCCTAGGTTAAAGGCTTTTCCACATCCAGACGCTGCGATGATGCTTCGGAGGTAGGAATGTGGCTCACAAATTACCGCGATCGGTCGCCCTGCAGCCAAACTGCCGTAGAACTTGCTAGGAGCAATCAGGCCTTCCATTCTAGCTCCAATACTAACTAGGGATAAATCACAGGCTGTTAGGGAGTAGGGTAAGACATGTTTATCTTGGTAGGGTAAGAACAGACAATTGCCTAGCCCTAATTGCTCAACCTGTTCTAAAAATGCTTTGCGCTTTGCACCACCACCGATAAAAACAAATTGGACAGGTTCATAGCGCAATTGTTTAATAGCCTCCAGAATCGTATCCATGTCATGACAACGACCCATATTGCCTGAATATAAAACTGTAAAGCGTTGATCTAGATGATGATCAATGGCAAACCAGTTGTCTTGTTTTGGAATGGGTACGATCCAGTCTGGATTTGCCCAACTGTGAATAATAGCAATCTTGTCCGTTAGTTCAGGATATCGCTTTGCAATCCGATCCTTCATGCTGGAACTGAGGACAATCAATGCCTTCGAGTGATGCCAAACATGATGATTAATCCAATTCCACAGGCGAGTAAGCCCTGCTTGTGGTGACACAACCCCTAGCTCAACGGCCACATCAGGGTAAAGATCGTACAGCAAACAAACGTAAGGGATCCGAAGTAATTTTTGCGCCAAATACCCCAAGACGGGCAAATAGGGTGGCGCTGTGGTGACTAGTAGAATATCTTTCTTCTGGCGATTTCTCAGCAGATGCAGGGCCGATCGTAGACAAAACATCAGCCCATTCAAAGCCTTGCCACGGATCCGCTGAGGCCAAAGATTAGAGGCTCGCGATCGTTGCACCAGTAACTGGGGCGATCGTTCAATCGTAGGTGCTGACTGCTTCTGATAGGCATAGCCTGGCTGACCAGTAAAAATTTGAACATGCAAACCTTGGTTCACCAGTTGGGTTGCTAGCTCTTCAATTAACTGACCAGTAGCCGCATAATCAGGCGGATAGAACTGTGTAATAATAGACAGCCTCATTAACGGCTGCGGTTCTGGCGTGTTTCCGTTCCTCATACCCTTTCGTAATTGTGCAAAGGACCGTTGCACCCTTCTTGATCACTGATTGGTGTCCTTCGTATTAAGATTGCCCAATCCTGCCCAGAGCCGCCAATTTTAGTTAACCAATACAATAGCATTTAATACTCCTGTTGCTAGAAAATTAACTACGGCTGAATATTAGAGCATTCTGGTTGATCCTCCTGTTGACAAAACAGTTGAAATAGAGCGGTAGCAATCGCATGGTTTCCTGCCACCGTGAAGTGTAATTCGTCCCGAAAGTAAGTCATTACTGTTGAAGCTGGCAATGTCAGCCACTGTTGGTGTAAATCAAGCACTGGAACTTGGAGTGATTGAGCCAGTTGCATAAACTCTGCCTTGTAAGGAACGGGGGCATAAGGAGGATATACCTGAGGGAATCCTGGGACAAACAGTATATATACGGGCCGATGGTGCTGTCGGATTAGGGCAACTTCTGTTTTTAAGAGCTGGCGATTACTCTGGGCAACCATTTCTGGGGTAGTTGTATTGGATGTGCTCACTGTGGGAGAGTCTACTCGAAATTGGACAGATGGTAACAACAGGGCCAAGCGTGGCCATAGGTAGCGACTCCAGACTTCTTGTAGAGCCAACCAAGGCCGACGGTTGGGGAAGTTAGGATCCCTACCCAGTTTTTCACTTGTGCTTGTGGGCTGGTAAAGATCGTGAGCACCAATTTGGAGAACCACTATATCGCTATCTAGGGTGCCAAACAATTGCAGATAACCCAGTCCATTGCCAATACCCCATGAACCTGCTGAGGCGTTTAGGACTTCTGCTGGTTGGTTAGTTGCTTGAATCATGGCCCTCAACAGCTCTGTAATAGTGTCAGATTGGTCGATCGGGTTGCCACCGTTTAACACAGAATCGCCAATCATCAAAATTCGCCAAATTGTTGGTGGTTTGGGGACAGCAATTGGATCCGATCGTTGAGAGTATTGGTTGTAGCGAATTCGCTTACCAAACCTCACCAGTGATTGATTCGGTTGAAAGCGATAGCCTGTATAGATATCAGCTTGGAGCAACGGTGGGTTACCTAAGCCACAGCTAATTCGCAATACTAACTCCACAATGGCCAGCAGTATCAGCCCTAATATTGGTAGCCAATATCGGTGCCGAGTACGCCTGACAAGGCGCTTCCAGTGAATGCAACACAGCATGACATGACTAGATCTAGACACTGAACCTAGGCATGAAAGCCAAGGCACCTGAAGCACCTTATCATTAGATGACGTTACTGCTTAGCTGATTGTTTCAGAATCAACTCATAAATTGTTTGTTGCTCATGGGCGACAGCTTTCCACGAGTAGCGATCGGCAGCCAGAATTTTGCCCTGACGGCCCAACAGACACCGCCAATCTGGTGATGCCAACAGTTGCTCTAGGGCCGCCGCAACCGCCTCAGCAGTACCTTCAACCACCAGACCGGCTCCAGCTTTGGCGATTTCTGGAGCAATTTGGACATCTGGCGTAATCACTACTGGTAGGCCAGCCTGTAGGGCTTCAGCCACAGCAATACCAAAATTTTCAGAAAAAGATGGCAGCACAAACACATCCGATCCCTGCAGCAAGAGATGTTTATCGTAGCCTTCGACAAACCCTGGCATCGTCACCCGCTGAGTTAGCCCTAAGCTAGTAATTTGCTGCTGCAAATAGCGAACAT
The Cyanobacteriota bacterium genome window above contains:
- the thiD gene encoding bifunctional hydroxymethylpyrimidine kinase/phosphomethylpyrimidine kinase, yielding MDTVKPDASIPVALTIAGSDSGGGAGIQADLRTFAFHKVHGTSALTCVTAQNTLGVTRVDALGPESVAAQIEAVVTDIGVNAAKTGMLLNKGIIATVVDWVTRLNVSPLVVDPVMVSRTGAQLIDDDAIALLTTALIPLATIVTPNRYEAQLLSGQTITTLEDMTTVAQAIYELGCKAVLVKGGSMPGALKGIDVWYDGSHTQVLKTTVINTTHTHGTGCTLSAAIAANLSLGHDLLDAVTLAKEYVTQALYHALAIGRGQGPVGHFYPLIQ
- a CDS encoding DUF2301 domain-containing membrane protein — its product is MLTTQTSSTTDSMQAPEVYQGQFGTFTITDADRRSVIIYRAGLICSAMSFALGVGLVLWLGNQPFVLQALTPLYVCFCLGLGISLLTIHIYLAVLHRVLQLFWLVGAVAALAIAISSPQPLALVVYQHPSTLLGLGFTFAALTGITFKEAFCFNRPETKLLTPLIPMLVLGHLTRLFSPSVEQVLLASCAVLLLIVALRKLVQPIPPDIGDKSVFAYLQSQRQPSCH
- the dprA gene encoding DNA-processing protein DprA gives rise to the protein MDDRAYWLAWAQVPGIGATLVKRIQQRFGSLQAGWSASLSDLMTVEGIGPQISEAILATRNSLEPYAFLEQHQQKNPCFWTPADPDYPRLLLETPSYPLVLYYRGHVVPEENQGRTNLVAIVGTRNPSDYGKRWTQRLTTALVQHGFVVVSGLAEGIDTEAHRTCVSRGSRTIAVVGSGIDVVYPVSNRQLCDDILVKGLVVSEYPRGTKPDRLHFPQRNRIIAGLCRAVLITEAPARSGALITASIANDYGRDVYVLPGALDNPRSYGCLELINQGAQLILGERHLLELLGTLPALDNSSAPETPISPRSESTLPPDLDPSLAKVLATISSDSVSFDYIVQHVEMPANVVSSALIQLQLMNLITELPGMRYQRH
- a CDS encoding glycosyltransferase family 4 protein encodes the protein MRLSIITQFYPPDYAATGQLIEELATQLVNQGLHVQIFTGQPGYAYQKQSAPTIERSPQLLVQRSRASNLWPQRIRGKALNGLMFCLRSALHLLRNRQKKDILLVTTAPPYLPVLGYLAQKLLRIPYVCLLYDLYPDVAVELGVVSPQAGLTRLWNWINHHVWHHSKALIVLSSSMKDRIAKRYPELTDKIAIIHSWANPDWIVPIPKQDNWFAIDHHLDQRFTVLYSGNMGRCHDMDTILEAIKQLRYEPVQFVFIGGGAKRKAFLEQVEQLGLGNCLFLPYQDKHVLPYSLTACDLSLVSIGARMEGLIAPSKFYGSLAAGRPIAVICEPHSYLRSIIAASGCGKAFNLGDSTALANFIRLLLKNPHLVEEMGAAGRQYMECHFTPEIIAKQYLQVLQRVINTELHPNLCDLNQAVSIKTTAAVEPSLVRKASFAQRLINWHKGRLML
- a CDS encoding SGNH/GDSL hydrolase family protein: MSRSSHVMLCCIHWKRLVRRTRHRYWLPILGLILLAIVELVLRISCGLGNPPLLQADIYTGYRFQPNQSLVRFGKRIRYNQYSQRSDPIAVPKPPTIWRILMIGDSVLNGGNPIDQSDTITELLRAMIQATNQPAEVLNASAGSWGIGNGLGYLQLFGTLDSDIVVLQIGAHDLYQPTSTSEKLGRDPNFPNRRPWLALQEVWSRYLWPRLALLLPSVQFRVDSPTVSTSNTTTPEMVAQSNRQLLKTEVALIRQHHRPVYILFVPGFPQVYPPYAPVPYKAEFMQLAQSLQVPVLDLHQQWLTLPASTVMTYFRDELHFTVAGNHAIATALFQLFCQQEDQPECSNIQP